In Pyramidobacter piscolens W5455, the following proteins share a genomic window:
- the ruvX gene encoding Holliday junction resolvase RuvX — MPRIICLDVGTVRIGVAVSDPLGMFAQGIAVWKADGPWLDELERAFERYDTGCLLVGLPIREDGTIGPSAQHVQDVVKEIQRRFPMVTVRYWDERYSTCTATSYLLEGNVSRRKRKQSVDKIAAAVILQSYMDTKGADRF, encoded by the coding sequence ATGCCCCGAATTATCTGCCTCGACGTCGGAACCGTGAGAATCGGCGTGGCAGTCAGCGATCCCCTGGGCATGTTTGCTCAGGGGATTGCTGTCTGGAAAGCGGACGGCCCCTGGCTGGACGAACTGGAGCGCGCCTTCGAGCGTTACGACACGGGCTGTCTGCTCGTCGGGCTGCCGATCCGCGAAGACGGAACGATCGGCCCTTCGGCGCAGCACGTGCAGGACGTGGTGAAGGAGATTCAGCGGCGCTTTCCCATGGTCACCGTGAGATATTGGGACGAACGCTACAGCACCTGCACCGCTACGAGCTATCTGCTCGAAGGCAACGTGTCGCGCCGCAAACGAAAACAGTCCGTCGACAAGATCGCCGCCGCGGTGATTCTGCAAAGCTATATGGATACGAAAGGAGCTGACCGATTTTAG
- the alaS gene encoding alanine--tRNA ligase gives MQYRSGKEIRQLFVSFWESKGCHHYKSFSLVPDDPSLLFTIAGMVPFKKYYLGLEEPEYARAVTSQKCVRTNDIENVGRTARHHTFFEMLGNFSWGGYFKRESLTWGWEFLTQVLGLDGSRMYATIYKDDREAFDIWTKEIGMPESHLVLNGEDENFWFMGPQGPCGPDSEILYDQGKEFSCGPDCHPGCDCDRFLEIWNHVFTQYDRQADGSFKPLPRKNIDTGMGLERLASLIQGVRNDFETDLFAPLMKKAGDIAGVRYGENDQSDLALKVISDHVRAVCFMIADGILPANDGQGYVLRRLIRRAARYGRLIGIDRPFINDVIPAVIELMGDPYAELGENRLTIEKIVEIEENGFGKTIRQGSELLDAEVKAALESAGKTLGGAVAFQLYDTFGFPLELTREICAEHGVSVDEEGFKTEMARQRKRARSSSKQIANNVIKGNVFNALANEFGATDFVGYEKSECNTKIRALVRDGRKVDALDEGEEGMVLLESSPFYAERGGQIGDTGLIKADGVLAVVKDSTHPFGELNMQTVTVTKGALRVGQGVLAQIDMDRHLAIARNHTATHILHAVLGKVLGGHVRQNGSLVSDRFLRFDYTHYEAPRREQLEEIETLTNAAILTDRPVTTVVTDLEAAKASGAKALFEEKYGQTVRVVSVGDFSSELCGGTHVPSSGTIGSLKIVGEESIGSGIRRITAVTGMTTVRLLQELSRTADELSTRLAVKRPLLIEKVKGMEEEIKALKRQIDEMSRAELAGSIDGLIAKKTLAGGAVNLYIGRVDGQDMDLLRESGDKFKDGDPKAVFVIFSKAAEDKVQILCMLGEEAQKKKLHAGRIVKELAALVGGSGGGRPNMAQAGGREPGKIDEAIAAAVDIVAKFIGA, from the coding sequence GTGCAGTATCGCAGCGGTAAGGAAATCCGTCAGTTGTTCGTAAGTTTCTGGGAATCCAAAGGATGTCATCATTACAAGAGTTTTTCGCTCGTTCCCGACGACCCCTCGCTTCTGTTCACCATCGCCGGCATGGTGCCCTTCAAAAAGTATTACCTCGGCCTCGAGGAACCGGAGTACGCCCGCGCCGTGACCTCGCAGAAGTGCGTGCGCACCAACGACATCGAGAACGTCGGCCGTACCGCACGGCATCACACGTTTTTCGAAATGCTGGGAAACTTCTCCTGGGGCGGATATTTCAAGCGCGAGTCGCTGACCTGGGGCTGGGAGTTCCTCACGCAGGTCCTGGGCCTCGATGGCAGCCGCATGTACGCGACGATCTACAAGGACGACCGGGAGGCCTTCGACATCTGGACCAAGGAGATCGGCATGCCCGAATCCCATCTCGTCCTCAACGGCGAAGACGAGAATTTCTGGTTCATGGGGCCTCAGGGACCGTGCGGTCCCGATTCCGAGATCCTCTACGATCAGGGAAAAGAGTTTTCCTGCGGCCCCGACTGCCATCCCGGCTGCGACTGCGACCGTTTTCTCGAGATCTGGAACCACGTTTTCACGCAGTACGACCGGCAGGCCGACGGCAGTTTCAAGCCGCTGCCCCGCAAGAACATCGATACCGGCATGGGGCTCGAGCGTCTTGCCTCGCTGATCCAGGGCGTGCGCAACGACTTCGAGACGGATCTCTTCGCGCCGCTCATGAAAAAAGCCGGCGACATCGCCGGCGTCAGATACGGTGAGAACGATCAGAGCGACCTGGCTCTGAAAGTCATTTCCGACCACGTCCGCGCCGTCTGCTTCATGATCGCGGACGGCATTCTGCCGGCCAACGACGGCCAGGGCTACGTGCTGCGCCGCCTGATCCGCCGCGCCGCCCGTTACGGACGCCTGATCGGCATCGACAGACCGTTCATCAACGACGTGATTCCCGCCGTGATCGAACTGATGGGCGATCCCTACGCCGAACTCGGGGAGAACCGTCTCACCATCGAGAAGATCGTCGAGATCGAGGAGAACGGCTTCGGCAAAACCATCCGCCAGGGCAGCGAGCTGCTCGACGCAGAGGTCAAGGCGGCGCTCGAAAGCGCCGGAAAAACTCTCGGCGGCGCCGTGGCCTTTCAGCTGTACGACACGTTCGGTTTCCCGCTGGAGCTGACCCGCGAGATCTGCGCCGAGCACGGCGTGTCGGTCGACGAAGAGGGATTCAAGACGGAGATGGCGCGGCAGCGCAAGCGCGCCCGCAGCTCCAGCAAGCAGATCGCCAACAACGTCATCAAGGGGAACGTGTTCAACGCGCTGGCCAACGAATTCGGCGCCACGGATTTCGTCGGTTACGAAAAGAGCGAATGCAATACCAAGATCCGCGCGCTCGTCAGGGACGGACGGAAAGTCGACGCTCTCGATGAAGGCGAGGAGGGCATGGTCCTGCTCGAAAGTTCGCCGTTCTATGCCGAGCGCGGCGGCCAGATCGGCGACACGGGGCTGATCAAGGCCGACGGCGTTCTCGCGGTCGTGAAGGACAGCACGCATCCCTTCGGCGAGCTGAACATGCAGACGGTCACCGTCACCAAGGGAGCGCTCCGCGTCGGCCAGGGCGTCCTCGCGCAGATCGATATGGACCGCCATCTTGCCATCGCCCGCAACCACACGGCCACGCACATCCTCCACGCCGTGCTCGGCAAAGTGCTGGGCGGGCACGTGCGCCAGAACGGCTCGCTCGTGTCCGACCGTTTCCTGCGCTTCGACTACACCCATTACGAAGCGCCACGCCGCGAACAGCTCGAGGAGATCGAGACGTTGACCAACGCCGCGATCCTGACCGACCGCCCCGTCACGACCGTCGTGACGGATCTCGAAGCGGCCAAAGCCAGCGGCGCCAAAGCGCTGTTCGAAGAGAAATACGGCCAGACCGTGCGCGTCGTCTCCGTCGGCGATTTTTCCAGCGAGCTGTGCGGCGGCACCCACGTTCCGTCCTCGGGCACGATCGGTTCTTTGAAGATCGTCGGCGAAGAGAGCATCGGCTCCGGGATCCGCCGCATCACGGCGGTGACCGGCATGACCACGGTGCGCCTGCTCCAGGAACTGAGCCGCACCGCCGACGAACTTTCCACCCGCCTGGCCGTCAAACGGCCGCTGCTGATCGAGAAGGTCAAGGGAATGGAAGAAGAGATCAAGGCGCTCAAACGCCAGATCGACGAGATGTCCCGCGCCGAACTCGCCGGCAGCATCGACGGACTGATCGCGAAGAAGACGCTGGCCGGCGGGGCTGTCAACCTTTATATCGGACGCGTGGACGGACAGGACATGGATCTGCTGCGCGAATCCGGCGACAAGTTCAAGGACGGCGATCCCAAGGCCGTGTTCGTGATTTTTTCCAAGGCGGCCGAAGACAAGGTGCAGATCCTCTGCATGCTCGGCGAAGAAGCGCAGAAGAAAAAGCTCCATGCCGGCAGGATCGTCAAGGAACTGGCCGCACTGGTCGGCGGAAGCGGCGGCGGACGTCCGAACATGGCTCAGGCCGGCGGTAGGGAGCCGGGCAAAATCGACGAGGCGATCGCCGCCGCCGTCGATATCGTTGCAAAATTTATCGGAGCTTGA
- the mutS gene encoding DNA mismatch repair protein MutS codes for MTEPKTPAQQRPAKMTPMLEQYFYWKNKYPDCVLFFRMGDFFECFFEDAKLVSRELDIALTARDANKNMPMAGVPHHAVDQYAARLIEKGYKIAVCEQMTPPDGRTLVDREVVKILTPGTFIPEEGTVDSSLASLLLGQDRWTVGFLTPSASTVQVGTFSPQEAWSVLLSFAPREILIPRGRGYREKVEANPGWAYSEMSAEDFDPEIGLARLCQLWNVNSLEGFGLRRGDPRIGAVSALVSYAEETSFSKAAHIRSISQILPEGFMHLDWHTQNNLDLWGGEASLFECMNECATPFGKKLLHDWIARPLCSIEKINERLDSVQELYAHEDISRALAELLEKCRDVERAIARLHMKSANPRDLGAIRDTLDVHPEIGAALGEMCRSAALPAPGELAELRARLDRFLLPELPRSLSLGAIAAPGCDEELDQWRSLGDSGDAWLEDFAEREKKRLGIAKLKVGYNKVYGFYIEISRAKAENTEIPPEYVRKQTLVNAERYISPELKEYEERRLQADSKIAEIEQRIFDELTAACLERTDAIQRLGHALSKLDVLNSFARTARERGYCRPEVVEERVLEIREGRHPMVERALRGQPCIPNDLKMDLSRRTAIVTGPNMAGKSTYLRMAAILQIMAQAGSYVPAASARLPLTDRLFTRIGARDELARGNSTFMVEMMETANILHNVTARSEVILDEIGRGTSTYDGMSIAWSVIEYLHNLCGVQPFVLFATHYHELTDLEKTMPGLFNLSMGVEETEEGVRFLHKIQSGPADRSYGIEVARIAGLPRVVLRRAHEILERLEAEPSEPHNDANRFAPSAQVSMFDLSGDAFIEEVASLDPDRMTPRDALGRIYRLVSRARKLRCE; via the coding sequence ATGACGGAACCCAAAACGCCTGCCCAGCAGAGGCCCGCCAAGATGACGCCGATGCTGGAACAGTACTTTTATTGGAAAAACAAATACCCCGACTGCGTGCTTTTTTTCCGCATGGGGGATTTCTTTGAATGTTTCTTCGAGGACGCCAAGCTCGTGTCGCGCGAACTCGACATTGCCCTGACCGCGCGCGACGCGAACAAAAACATGCCGATGGCCGGCGTGCCGCATCATGCGGTGGACCAGTACGCCGCGCGCCTGATCGAAAAGGGCTACAAGATCGCCGTTTGCGAACAGATGACGCCGCCCGACGGACGCACGCTGGTGGACCGGGAAGTCGTCAAGATCCTGACGCCGGGGACTTTCATTCCCGAAGAAGGAACCGTCGACTCGTCGCTGGCCTCGCTGCTGCTGGGGCAGGATCGATGGACCGTCGGCTTTCTGACGCCGAGCGCCTCGACGGTGCAGGTGGGAACGTTTTCCCCGCAGGAGGCCTGGTCGGTGCTGCTGTCCTTTGCGCCGCGCGAGATTCTGATCCCGCGAGGACGGGGGTATCGGGAAAAGGTCGAAGCCAATCCGGGCTGGGCGTATTCCGAGATGTCGGCGGAGGACTTCGATCCCGAAATCGGGTTGGCGCGTCTGTGCCAGCTCTGGAACGTCAATTCCCTCGAGGGCTTCGGCCTGCGCCGCGGCGACCCGCGTATCGGCGCCGTCAGCGCGCTGGTGAGCTACGCGGAGGAGACCAGCTTCTCGAAAGCGGCTCACATCAGAAGCATTTCCCAGATCCTGCCGGAGGGTTTTATGCACCTCGACTGGCACACGCAGAACAATCTCGACCTCTGGGGCGGGGAGGCGTCGTTGTTCGAGTGCATGAACGAGTGCGCGACGCCGTTCGGCAAAAAACTGCTCCACGATTGGATCGCCCGTCCGCTCTGTTCGATCGAGAAAATCAACGAACGTCTTGATTCCGTTCAGGAACTGTACGCCCACGAAGACATTTCGCGTGCTCTGGCCGAACTGCTGGAAAAATGCCGCGACGTGGAGCGCGCCATCGCTCGCCTGCACATGAAAAGCGCCAATCCGCGCGACCTCGGCGCGATCCGCGACACGCTGGACGTACATCCGGAGATCGGCGCGGCCCTGGGCGAAATGTGCCGCTCGGCGGCTTTGCCGGCTCCCGGCGAACTGGCGGAGCTGCGCGCCCGGCTTGACCGGTTTTTGCTGCCGGAGCTGCCGCGCTCCCTGAGTTTGGGCGCCATCGCCGCCCCCGGGTGCGACGAAGAGCTCGACCAGTGGCGCTCTCTCGGCGACAGCGGCGACGCCTGGCTCGAAGATTTTGCGGAACGGGAGAAAAAGCGCCTCGGCATCGCCAAGCTGAAAGTCGGGTACAACAAAGTTTACGGATTCTACATCGAAATCTCCCGCGCCAAAGCGGAAAATACGGAAATCCCGCCGGAGTACGTCCGCAAACAGACGCTGGTCAACGCCGAGCGATATATTTCCCCCGAACTGAAAGAATACGAGGAGCGCCGGCTGCAGGCGGATTCAAAGATCGCGGAGATCGAACAGCGCATTTTCGACGAGCTGACTGCGGCCTGCCTCGAACGGACCGACGCCATTCAGCGGCTTGGTCATGCGCTGTCCAAACTGGACGTGCTGAACTCTTTCGCGCGCACGGCGCGGGAACGCGGCTACTGTCGTCCTGAGGTCGTCGAAGAGCGGGTTCTCGAGATCCGCGAGGGACGCCATCCGATGGTCGAACGGGCGCTGCGCGGTCAGCCCTGCATACCGAACGACCTGAAAATGGATCTGTCGCGGCGGACGGCCATCGTCACCGGGCCCAACATGGCGGGCAAATCGACGTATCTGCGCATGGCCGCGATTCTGCAGATCATGGCGCAGGCCGGCAGCTACGTGCCGGCGGCGTCTGCCCGCCTGCCGCTGACTGACCGGCTGTTCACCCGCATTGGCGCGCGCGACGAGCTGGCGCGCGGCAACAGCACGTTCATGGTCGAGATGATGGAGACCGCGAACATTCTCCACAACGTCACGGCCCGCAGCGAAGTCATCCTCGACGAGATCGGGCGCGGCACCTCGACGTACGACGGCATGAGCATTGCCTGGTCCGTGATCGAGTATCTGCACAATCTCTGCGGCGTCCAGCCGTTCGTGCTTTTCGCCACGCATTATCACGAGCTGACCGACCTCGAGAAGACCATGCCCGGCCTGTTCAACCTGAGCATGGGCGTAGAGGAGACCGAGGAAGGCGTGCGTTTTCTGCACAAGATACAGTCCGGTCCCGCCGATCGCTCCTACGGCATCGAGGTCGCCCGCATCGCCGGGCTGCCGCGGGTGGTGCTCCGGCGCGCCCATGAGATCCTCGAACGGCTCGAGGCCGAACCGTCGGAACCGCACAATGATGCGAATCGTTTTGCGCCGTCGGCGCAGGTGAGCATGTTCGATCTTTCCGGGGACGCTTTCATCGAAGAAGTGGCTTCGCTCGACCCCGATCGGATGACGCCGCGGGACGCGCTCGGCCGGATCTACCGGCTGGTCTCCCGGGCCAGAAAGCTGAGGTGTGAATGA
- the miaA gene encoding tRNA (adenosine(37)-N6)-dimethylallyltransferase MiaA, with protein sequence MSGAKKMPIVAVIGPTAVGKTAMSLDLARALNAEVISVDSRQVYRYMDVGTDKISREVRREIPHHLIDVAGPDQVYTASDFTAQAADCVKRIMARGRTPLFVGGTPFYYQALFSRLLSIDVPTDEKLRAELFALEADELYGRLKTSDPESAARLHPNDKFRVSRALEIFLLSGRPASEWYRERPSESPYDVLYLGLFKPRDILVSGIERRVRRQFASGYPEEVKWLLDHGYSPGLPSMQGFGYKELALFHQGRMTLEEAIMGDVVATRQFAKRQMTWFKKFAPAVWCDLSQKTPAENEKWLIDRARKHLDEGSR encoded by the coding sequence GTGAGCGGCGCGAAAAAAATGCCCATCGTCGCGGTGATCGGGCCGACGGCCGTCGGCAAAACGGCCATGAGCCTCGATCTCGCCCGCGCGCTGAACGCCGAGGTGATCTCGGTGGACTCCCGGCAGGTCTATCGCTATATGGACGTGGGCACGGACAAAATCTCCCGGGAAGTGCGCCGGGAGATCCCGCATCATCTCATCGACGTGGCCGGTCCCGATCAGGTTTACACGGCGTCCGATTTTACCGCTCAGGCGGCGGACTGCGTCAAGCGGATCATGGCGCGGGGACGGACGCCGCTTTTCGTCGGCGGCACGCCGTTTTACTATCAGGCGCTTTTCAGCCGGCTGCTGTCCATCGACGTGCCCACGGACGAAAAACTGCGCGCCGAACTTTTTGCCCTCGAAGCGGACGAACTCTACGGCCGGCTGAAAACTTCCGATCCCGAAAGCGCCGCCAGACTTCATCCCAACGATAAATTCCGCGTCTCCCGGGCGCTGGAGATCTTTCTTCTTTCCGGACGTCCGGCTTCCGAATGGTACCGCGAACGCCCGTCGGAATCGCCTTATGACGTGCTCTATTTGGGCCTGTTCAAGCCGCGCGACATCCTCGTAAGCGGCATCGAACGGCGCGTGCGCCGGCAGTTCGCTTCGGGCTATCCCGAGGAAGTGAAATGGCTGCTCGACCACGGCTATTCCCCCGGTTTGCCGTCGATGCAGGGATTCGGTTACAAAGAACTGGCGCTGTTCCATCAGGGGCGGATGACTTTGGAAGAAGCGATCATGGGCGACGTCGTCGCCACGCGGCAGTTCGCCAAGAGGCAGATGACCTGGTTCAAAAAATTCGCGCCGGCCGTCTGGTGCGATCTGTCGCAGAAGACGCCGGCGGAAAACGAAAAATGGCTGATCGACCGGGCCAGAAAGCACCTTGACGAGGGCTCGCGATGA
- the mutL gene encoding DNA mismatch repair endonuclease MutL, translating to MGIHRLPDGLSRKIAAGEVIERPLSVVKELIENSLDAGATAIDVELEQGGKVLISVKDNGGGIVPEELPLAVEKHATSKISSEADLEAIATLGYRGEALSSVCAVSHFEIYSRRPDLPEGASLHYENGAPRVTAVPLRPGTTVVVKDLFYNLPARRKFLKTAAAEFRRISRLVQDYAFAYPAVAFSLTHDGKNVFKSSGDGGVEKLLARMWGDEPEIRASASETATSSVRLWWQDLGPQSRFQLISFVNGRRVSDAVIRSAIHGFHWATRGNWLVMLALPAEDVDVNVHPAKSEILFRRSGEVYDLVRKAAERLAKGFSDAPILGRVGRMPDSSPSFDAPAESFPAGGTTAQGGSAAWRRPPEREPHPFSRLEEPVFRAASPNAFAARGSQEASGERLPFSSYRQTAPASSSGETSAAESAAPDGKLYLAQLPQGYLVFSTPDGLLIVDPHAAHERVNYERILKACADPRGQEKLIMPIPLPPTLKDDAMANRGKLAELNFAIDEDGSLSRLPVHAKVVGVSPVDLLRSALNAIGERREHSDSLVNVFATKACKASVKLTTRLEAAEAYQLLAELERCDQPNACPHGRPTVLRLTGGALDRHFGRLGL from the coding sequence ATGGGAATTCATCGACTGCCCGACGGGCTTTCGCGCAAAATCGCCGCCGGCGAGGTGATCGAACGGCCGCTTTCCGTCGTCAAGGAACTGATCGAGAACAGTCTCGACGCCGGAGCGACAGCCATCGACGTAGAACTGGAACAGGGCGGCAAGGTGCTGATCTCCGTCAAGGACAACGGCGGCGGCATCGTCCCGGAAGAGCTGCCCCTGGCCGTGGAAAAACACGCCACCAGCAAGATCAGCAGCGAGGCGGACCTTGAAGCGATCGCCACGCTGGGGTATCGCGGCGAAGCGCTGAGCAGCGTCTGCGCCGTCAGCCATTTCGAGATCTACAGCCGCCGTCCCGACTTGCCCGAAGGCGCCTCTCTGCATTACGAAAACGGCGCGCCCCGCGTCACGGCGGTGCCGCTGCGTCCCGGCACGACGGTGGTCGTCAAGGATCTTTTCTATAACCTGCCGGCGCGGCGCAAGTTCCTCAAAACGGCCGCGGCGGAGTTCCGCCGCATTTCGCGCCTGGTCCAGGACTACGCGTTCGCCTATCCCGCGGTCGCGTTCTCGTTGACTCACGACGGCAAGAACGTCTTCAAGAGCTCGGGCGACGGCGGCGTCGAGAAATTGCTGGCGCGGATGTGGGGCGACGAGCCCGAGATCCGCGCTTCCGCTTCCGAGACCGCGACGTCGTCCGTGCGGCTGTGGTGGCAGGACCTGGGGCCGCAGAGCCGTTTTCAGCTGATCTCGTTCGTGAACGGACGCCGCGTCAGCGACGCGGTGATCCGTTCGGCGATCCATGGCTTCCATTGGGCGACGCGCGGCAACTGGCTGGTCATGCTTGCGCTGCCGGCGGAAGACGTGGACGTCAACGTCCATCCGGCGAAGTCGGAGATCCTGTTCCGCCGCTCCGGCGAAGTTTACGATCTGGTCCGCAAAGCGGCGGAACGTCTTGCCAAAGGTTTTTCCGACGCGCCGATCCTCGGGCGCGTCGGTCGCATGCCGGATTCTTCGCCTTCGTTCGACGCGCCGGCAGAATCTTTTCCCGCCGGCGGGACGACGGCGCAGGGCGGTTCCGCGGCGTGGCGCCGCCCGCCCGAACGCGAGCCGCACCCGTTTTCGCGCTTGGAAGAGCCAGTGTTCCGCGCCGCCTCGCCGAACGCGTTTGCAGCGCGCGGTTCGCAGGAAGCGAGCGGCGAGCGCCTGCCTTTTTCTTCTTACCGTCAGACCGCTCCAGCCTCGTCGTCCGGCGAGACTTCCGCTGCGGAGAGCGCCGCGCCGGACGGGAAACTTTATCTCGCGCAGCTGCCTCAGGGCTATCTGGTCTTTTCCACGCCGGACGGCCTGCTGATCGTCGATCCCCACGCCGCCCACGAGCGCGTCAACTACGAGCGGATCCTGAAGGCCTGCGCCGATCCGCGCGGGCAGGAAAAGCTGATCATGCCCATTCCGCTGCCGCCGACTTTGAAAGACGACGCGATGGCGAACCGCGGAAAACTGGCCGAACTGAACTTCGCGATCGACGAAGACGGCTCTCTGTCGCGGCTGCCCGTGCACGCCAAAGTCGTGGGCGTTTCGCCCGTCGATCTGCTGCGCAGCGCGCTGAACGCGATCGGGGAGCGCCGGGAACATTCCGACTCGCTGGTCAACGTCTTCGCGACCAAGGCCTGCAAGGCTTCAGTCAAGCTGACGACGCGGCTGGAAGCGGCGGAAGCTTATCAACTGCTGGCCGAACTGGAGCGCTGCGACCAGCCCAACGCCTGTCCCCACGGGCGGCCGACCGTGCTGCGGCTGACCGGCGGCGCTTTGGACAGGCATTTCGGGAGATTGGGGCTGTGA
- the ispH gene encoding 4-hydroxy-3-methylbut-2-enyl diphosphate reductase, protein MKILVAAPTGLCFGVKRAIGFVEKALAQTAPVYALGSPIHNPQEVERLQKMGLRVVQSETEIPAGATALIRAHGAAPGVLENLRKRNVSVIDGTCPFVRAAQGHARELSEAGYHVLILGNEKHPETVGIRGYVRGPSTVISTIPSLFSSTIFKSSVKIHKLGLVSQTTQEESLLAEAAKAALGVADELRIYNTICRATIERQEAVRRLASQVEGMIVIGGHNSANTGKLCRIARDSSCDAVWIEHAGQLDRRWVLEKRVIGIAAGASTPDWLIEQLHNAIHNIAGRQGDVRNE, encoded by the coding sequence ATGAAAATTCTCGTCGCGGCGCCGACAGGGCTGTGCTTTGGCGTCAAACGGGCGATCGGTTTCGTGGAAAAAGCGCTGGCGCAAACGGCGCCTGTTTACGCGCTCGGCAGTCCGATCCACAATCCGCAGGAGGTCGAGCGTCTGCAAAAGATGGGGCTGCGCGTCGTCCAATCCGAGACGGAGATCCCCGCCGGCGCGACGGCGTTGATCCGTGCCCACGGGGCGGCCCCCGGCGTGCTGGAAAATCTGAGGAAAAGAAACGTCAGCGTCATCGACGGCACGTGCCCCTTCGTGCGCGCGGCACAGGGGCATGCGCGGGAATTGTCCGAGGCCGGCTATCACGTTCTGATCCTCGGGAACGAGAAACATCCCGAGACGGTCGGTATCCGAGGTTATGTCCGCGGACCTTCGACGGTGATTTCGACGATTCCGTCACTTTTTTCCTCGACAATATTCAAATCGTCTGTTAAAATCCATAAGTTGGGATTGGTGTCTCAAACAACACAGGAAGAAAGTCTCCTCGCTGAAGCGGCCAAGGCGGCCCTCGGCGTGGCCGACGAGCTCAGGATCTACAACACCATCTGCCGTGCCACGATTGAACGCCAAGAGGCCGTAAGACGATTGGCGTCTCAGGTTGAAGGCATGATCGTCATCGGCGGACATAACAGCGCCAATACCGGCAAGTTGTGTCGCATCGCGCGCGATTCGAGCTGCGACGCAGTGTGGATCGAGCACGCCGGTCAGCTCGACAGGAGGTGGGTGCTGGAGAAACGGGTGATTGGTATTGCGGCCGGGGCGAGCACGCCTGACTGGCTTATCGAACAACTACATAACGCGATTCATAACATCGCAGGACGTCAGGGGGATGTCAGGAATGAGTGA
- a CDS encoding S1 RNA-binding domain-containing protein: MSEEVKNQVEEESMDMASLMAQYDAASEEIARGKVIEGTVVEKTDGGWLVDVGYKCEGFLPEREWTHHILVDDKPAPEIGDKIEVQVTSKRDGEEAQLLVSRWRCEFDRRWAELESKVKANDIITVKGIRKVKGGLMVNCFNLEGFIPISHLAEEGRGVNPGRFEGEEFQVRLLEMDKRKRRLVLSRRSLLDEDLSAKREKFYSEVNVGDVLDGTVSSVTTFGLFVNVGPLDGLVHVSEVSWQRSSKSRETYKKGDAVKVKVIGIDKENNKISLSIRQAQGNPWDTVMERWQKDQQTKGVVTNVTDFGAFVEVEPGIEGLIHIGDLSWSRIKHPREVLHKGQEVETIVLEIDPEKKRMSLGYKQLHDPWKGIEERYTKGQDITVKVVRLADFGAFVEIEKGVEGLIHISQLSTHRVEKPGDVLQEGQEVTARVLEVNPAERRIRLSISAIEAGEKAAERGKNSPAQGEKAPRHEGLASRSERNSKPRRRPEGEKFSGFSEDTGVTLGDLFSGINLEEK, encoded by the coding sequence ATGAGTGAAGAAGTTAAGAACCAGGTTGAAGAAGAAAGCATGGATATGGCCTCTCTTATGGCCCAGTACGACGCGGCTTCGGAAGAAATTGCGCGCGGCAAGGTCATCGAGGGTACGGTGGTCGAGAAGACCGACGGCGGTTGGCTTGTTGACGTAGGATATAAGTGCGAAGGCTTCCTGCCCGAGCGCGAGTGGACTCATCACATCCTTGTCGACGACAAGCCCGCTCCCGAAATCGGCGACAAGATCGAAGTTCAGGTGACGAGCAAGCGCGACGGCGAAGAAGCGCAGCTTCTCGTCAGCCGCTGGCGCTGCGAGTTCGATCGCCGCTGGGCGGAACTCGAGTCCAAGGTGAAGGCGAACGACATCATCACCGTCAAGGGCATTCGCAAGGTCAAGGGCGGGCTGATGGTCAACTGCTTTAACCTCGAGGGCTTTATCCCGATTTCGCATCTTGCCGAAGAAGGCCGCGGCGTCAATCCCGGCCGCTTCGAAGGCGAAGAGTTCCAGGTCCGCCTGCTCGAGATGGACAAACGCAAGCGCCGTCTGGTGCTCTCCCGCAGAAGCCTGCTCGACGAGGACCTGTCCGCCAAGCGCGAGAAGTTCTACAGCGAGGTCAACGTGGGCGATGTGCTCGACGGCACGGTCAGCAGCGTGACCACCTTTGGCCTGTTCGTCAATGTCGGTCCCCTCGATGGGCTGGTGCATGTCAGCGAAGTTTCCTGGCAGCGCAGCTCCAAGTCCCGCGAAACGTATAAAAAAGGCGATGCCGTCAAAGTCAAAGTCATCGGCATCGACAAGGAGAACAACAAGATCAGCCTCAGCATCCGCCAGGCCCAGGGCAATCCCTGGGATACCGTGATGGAGCGCTGGCAGAAGGACCAGCAGACCAAGGGCGTCGTCACCAACGTCACCGATTTCGGCGCCTTTGTCGAAGTGGAACCCGGCATCGAGGGACTGATCCACATCGGCGACCTGAGCTGGAGCCGCATCAAGCATCCCCGCGAGGTGCTGCACAAGGGACAGGAAGTCGAGACCATCGTGCTCGAGATCGATCCCGAAAAGAAGCGCATGAGCCTGGGCTACAAGCAGCTGCACGATCCCTGGAAGGGCATCGAGGAACGCTACACGAAGGGACAGGACATCACCGTCAAGGTCGTGCGCCTGGCCGATTTCGGCGCGTTCGTCGAGATCGAGAAAGGCGTCGAGGGTCTGATCCACATCAGCCAGCTCAGCACGCACCGCGTCGAAAAGCCGGGCGACGTGCTCCAGGAAGGTCAGGAAGTGACCGCCCGCGTCCTCGAGGTGAACCCCGCCGAGCGCCGCATCCGCCTCAGCATCAGCGCCATCGAGGCCGGCGAGAAGGCCGCCGAGCGCGGCAAGAACTCCCCGGCTCAAGGAGAGAAAGCGCCTCGACATGAGGGTTTGGCCTCCAGAAGCGAAAGAAATTCCAAGCCCCGCCGCCGGCCCGAAGGCGAAAAGTTCTCCGGCTTCAGCGAAGACACCGGCGTGACGCTCGGCGACCTCTTCAGCGGCATCAACCTCGAAGAAAAGTAA